From Strix uralensis isolate ZFMK-TIS-50842 chromosome 1, bStrUra1, whole genome shotgun sequence, a single genomic window includes:
- the NPBWR1 gene encoding neuropeptides B/W receptor type 1 codes for MENSSLPETNSSCADCTGRGDGGLNMSTPPLSPSFYVTVPVIYSVICAVGLTGNTAVIYVILKAPKMKTVTNIFILNLAIADELFTLVLPINIADYLLLQWPFGEFMCKLIISIDQYNTFSSIYFLTVMSIDRYLVVVATTKSRKMSYRTYRAAKIVSLCVWSFVTVIILPFTVFAKIHKEQGRSQCVFVFPHPESVWWKGSRIYTLILGFAIPVSTICILYTTMLCRLRRVHLHCNAKALDKAKKKVTLMVVVILAVCLFCWTPYHLSTVVALTTDIPQTPLIIGISYFITSLSYANSCFNPFLYAFLDDSFRRSFRKLIDCRTTS; via the coding sequence ATGGAGAACTCCTCCCTCCCTGAGACCAATTCTTCATGTGCAGACTGCACCGGGAGAGGGGATGGGGGTCTGAATATGTCCACTCCCCCACTGAGCCCCAGCTTCTACGTCACAGTGCCTGTCATCTACTCAGTCATCTGTGCTGTGGGGCTGACGGGCAACACCGCCGTCATCTATGTAATCCTCAAAGCCCCAAAGATGAAAACGGTCACCAACATCTTCATCCTCAACCTGGCCATTGCTGACGAGCTCTTTACCTTGGTGCTACCCATCAACATTGCTGACTACCTGCTCCTGCAGTGGCCCTTTGGAGAGTTCATGTGCAAGCTCATCATCTCCATAGACCAGTACAACACCTTTTCCAGCATCTACTTCCTCACCGTCATGAGTATTGACCGCTACCTGGTTGTGGTGGCCACCACCAAGTCCAGGAAGATGTCCTACCGCACCTACCGAGCAGCCAAGATTGTGAGCCTCTGTGTCTGGTCCTTCGTCACAGTCATCATCCTGCCCTTCACTGTCTTTGCTAAGATACACAAGGAGCAGGGGCGCTCCCAGTGTGTCTTCGTGTTCCCCCACCCTGAGAGCGTGTGGTGGAAAGGTAGTCGGATCTACACCCTTATTTTAGGCTTTGCCATCCCGGTGTCCACCATCTGCATCCTCTACACCACCATGTTGTGCAGACTGAGACGTGTGCACCTCCATTGCAATGCAAAAGCCCTggataaagcaaaaaaaaaagtgacactgaTGGTGGTTGTCATCCTGGCTGTATGCCTGTTCTGCTGGACGCCCTATCACCTCAGCACAGTGGTGGCCCTAACCACAGATATCCCACAAACTCCACTCATCATTGGGATTTCCTACTTCATCACTAGCTTGAGTTATGCCAACAGCTGCTTCAACCCTTTCCTGTATGCCTTTCTGGATGACAGTTTCCGGAGAAGCTTTCGCAAACTGATAGATTGCCGAACCACCTCATAA